One genomic region from Frateuria soli encodes:
- the ccoO gene encoding cytochrome-c oxidase, cbb3-type subunit II has product MAYKHFEIIEKNAALLGILTAIMVSIGGLAEITPLFMEAHAVKAPVGVKPYDPLRLAGKDIYVREGCYLCHSQMIRALRAETQRYGHFSTAEESVYDRPFQWGSKRTGPDLARVGGKYTDQWQRMHLENPRQVVPQSNMPAYPWLEHNTISAEDIQARMRTLRKLGDPYTDADIASAPEAVAGKTEMDALIAYLQGLGIRNEPAATVPVPAGHGGTP; this is encoded by the coding sequence ATGGCTTACAAGCATTTCGAAATCATCGAGAAGAACGCCGCGCTGCTCGGCATCCTCACGGCGATCATGGTGTCCATCGGCGGCCTGGCCGAGATCACCCCGCTGTTCATGGAGGCCCACGCGGTCAAGGCGCCGGTGGGGGTGAAGCCCTACGATCCGCTGCGCCTGGCCGGCAAGGACATCTACGTGCGCGAGGGCTGCTACCTGTGCCACTCGCAGATGATCCGCGCGCTGCGTGCCGAGACCCAGCGCTACGGCCACTTCTCCACGGCCGAGGAATCGGTCTACGACCGGCCGTTCCAGTGGGGTTCCAAGCGCACCGGTCCGGACCTGGCGCGCGTGGGCGGCAAGTACACCGACCAGTGGCAGCGCATGCACCTGGAGAACCCGCGCCAGGTGGTGCCGCAGTCGAACATGCCGGCCTACCCGTGGCTCGAACACAACACGATCAGCGCCGAGGACATCCAGGCGCGCATGCGCACGCTGCGCAAGCTGGGCGATCCGTACACCGACGCCGACATCGCCAGCGCCCCCGAGGCGGTGGCCGGCAAGACGGAGATGGATGCGCTGATCGCCTACCTGCAGGGCCTGGGCATCCGCAACGAGCCGGCGGCGACCGTCCCGGTGCCGGCCGGCCACGGAGGCACGCCATGA
- a CDS encoding cbb3-type cytochrome oxidase subunit 3 codes for MNHPMMSPFWGHLTGVVTVVLMVIFIGIWIWAWRKRHRSTFKRMSELPMEDKPEGPVPGRPRTGADKHDKGGQP; via the coding sequence ATGAACCACCCGATGATGAGTCCGTTCTGGGGCCACCTGACCGGCGTGGTCACGGTGGTGCTGATGGTGATTTTCATCGGCATCTGGATCTGGGCCTGGCGCAAGCGCCACCGCTCGACCTTCAAGCGGATGAGCGAACTTCCCATGGAAGACAAGCCGGAGGGTCCCGTGCCGGGCAGGCCGCGCACGGGCGCAGACAAGCACGACAAGGGTGGGCAGCCGTGA